The genomic DNA CAAAAAGCGGGCGCCATCGACTCCAGCTACCAGTTCCACTGGAAGCGCTTTTTGTTCGACAACTTCCCCAAGGGCACGGGCTTCCCGCAGCTCACTGCGCCGCAGCCGCCCGCAGACCTGCCGCTGGCACCGGTGCAGGCCTATTCCATCGACGACTCGCAAACCACCGAGATCGACGACGCGCTGTCGGTGCAGGGCCTGGGCACGGGCACCGTGGTGCTGGGCATCCACATTGCCGCGCCCGGCCTGGCCATCCAGCCCGGCAGCGCCATCGACCAGCTGGGCCGCAGCCGCCTGTCCACCGTCTATATGCCGGGCTACAAGATCACCATGCTGCCCGACGAGGTGGTGCAGATCTACACGCTGGACGAAGGCCGCGCCAACCCTGCGGTGTCGCTGTACGTCACGGTGAACGAAGCCACGCTGGAGATCACCGGCACCGAAACCCGGCTCGAGCGCGTGCCCGTGGTGGCCAACCTGCGCCACGACCAGCTCGACCACATCGTCACCGAGGCCTGGCTAACCGACCCGGCGATGCAGATAGAAAACACCCCGCAGCGCTTGCTGGATGTGCGCGACCAGCTATCATTTTTGCACCGCCTGGCCAAGAGCCTGAAGGCCCAGCGCGAAGTGGTGCGCGGCAAGCCCGAGAACTTCAATCGGCCGGACTACAACTTCCGCCTGATTGGCAATGACAAGGCCGAGCCCAACGGCTCGGAAACCGTGCAGATCACCACCCGCCAGCGCGGCGCGCCCCTGGACCTGATCGTGGCCGAGGCCGCCATCGTGGCCAACAGCACCTGGGGCAGCTGGATGGCCGAGCTGGGCGTGCCCGGCATCTACCGCAGCCAGGCCAGCATGGCACCGGGCGTGAAGGTGCGCATGGGCACCAAGGCGCTGCCGCACGCCGGCATTGGCGTCAAAAGCTATTCGTGGGCCACCTCGCCGCTGCGCCGCTATGTCGATCTGGTAAACCAGTGGCAGATCATTGCCTGCGTGCGCAACGGCAAAACAGCGGCGCTCGCGGCCCCCTTCAATCCCAAGGACGCCGAGCTGTTCTCCATCATCAGCAGCTTTGACGCGGCCTACAGCGCCTACAACGGCTACCAGGCCGGCATGGAGCGCTTCTGGACGCTGAAGTACGTGGAGCAAAACGGCATCACCGAGCTCAACGCCACCGTGTTCAAGGAAGGCCCGGGCGGCAGCTTTCTGGTGCGGGCGGACGAGCTTCCGCTGGTCTTCCCCGTGCTGGGCGCGCAAAACCTGCCGCGCGGCGCACGCCTCAAAGTCAAGCTCGGGGAGGTGGACGAGATCACGCTCGACATCCACGGCACGGTGGTCGAGCGCCTGGACGACCCGGCCGACGCCAGCGATGACGGCCCGGTGGAGGACGCCGAGGACGACGAAGCCGTGGCCGGCCCCATCGCCATTGCCGTCGATGTGAATGAAGCCGAGGCCAGCGCCCCCCCAAGCGCCGATAATCCGACCTCGTGAAACCACGCACCTTCCTCACCCGCTTCAGCACGCTGCAGCTCACGCTGGGTGTGTCGGTGGCGCTGCATGCAGCGCTGCTGTCGGTGCGCTTCATCGACCCCGAGGGCTTCCACCGCGTGTTCCAGGACACGCCGCTCGAAGTCATCCTGGTCAATGCCAAGTCCAACGAACGGCCCGACAAGGCCCAGGCCATCGCCCAGGCCAACATGGCCGGGGGTGGCGAGGCCGACAAGGGCCGGGCCACCAGCCCGCTGCCTTATTCGGCGCTCACGGCGGTGGGAGACGATTACGAGGAATCGCAGCGCCGGCTGGACGCGCTGCAAGAGCAACAAAACCAGTTGCTGGCCCAGCTGCGCAAGCAGATCGCCGCGCTGCCTGCGCCCGATCCACGCAAGCCCAGCCAAAGCGGCAGCCAGGCCGCCGAAGAGGAAAAGCGCCGCCAACTCGTCAAGCTGCTGGCCGAGATCGAAAAGCGCATCAACGAAGAAAACAAGCGCCCGAAAAAGCGCTACATCAGCCCCGCCACCCGCGAAGAAGCCTACGCGGTCTATTACTCGGCGCTGCGCAGCAAGGTCGAAGACAAGGGCACCGAAAACTTCCCCGAGCAAGGCGGCAAAAAGCTGTATGGCGAGCTGACGATGATCGTCACCGTGAACCACGATGGCCGCGTCCTGGCCACCGAGGTGGTGCAAGGGTCGGGCAACCCCGCGCTGGACCGGCAGGCCGAGGCCATTGCGCGGGCCGCCGGCCCGTTCGGCGCCTTCAATGCCGAGATGCGCCGCCAGGCCGACCAGATTGCCATGGTGGCGCGGTTCAAGTTCACGCGCGACCAGACCCTTCATACCAACCTTGAAGCCTCCCCCGAAAGCCGCGCCCCCTGAGCAACGGTCTCCGGTGGCCTGCGGCGCGCCAGACGACCCAGCACCCGGCCCACACTCTTCACTTCACACCGCGTTCCATGAGTTCTTCCGCTGACCTGTATTGCGTGATGGGCAACCCGGTGGCGCACAGCCGCTCGCCCGTCATCCACGCCCGTTTTGCCGAGCTGACCGGCGAGCACCTGGTGTACGAGCGCTGCCTGCTGCCCA from Acidovorax sp. T1 includes the following:
- a CDS encoding ribonuclease catalytic domain-containing protein, with translation MHALFEEAGKFMAGRILSEAESSAQVELDSGKRVKVKAANLLLKFDKPAPSELMAQAQAIAQSIELPLAWEFAPEDDFGFADLARDYFSDNATLAQQAGALFALHEAPHYFRRAGKGRFKKAPAEILQQALAAIEKKKLIVQQISDWAEALGRGECPQPIREQLYKILFRPDKNAPEYKAVVEASRATHLAPLDLLQKAGAIDSSYQFHWKRFLFDNFPKGTGFPQLTAPQPPADLPLAPVQAYSIDDSQTTEIDDALSVQGLGTGTVVLGIHIAAPGLAIQPGSAIDQLGRSRLSTVYMPGYKITMLPDEVVQIYTLDEGRANPAVSLYVTVNEATLEITGTETRLERVPVVANLRHDQLDHIVTEAWLTDPAMQIENTPQRLLDVRDQLSFLHRLAKSLKAQREVVRGKPENFNRPDYNFRLIGNDKAEPNGSETVQITTRQRGAPLDLIVAEAAIVANSTWGSWMAELGVPGIYRSQASMAPGVKVRMGTKALPHAGIGVKSYSWATSPLRRYVDLVNQWQIIACVRNGKTAALAAPFNPKDAELFSIISSFDAAYSAYNGYQAGMERFWTLKYVEQNGITELNATVFKEGPGGSFLVRADELPLVFPVLGAQNLPRGARLKVKLGEVDEITLDIHGTVVERLDDPADASDDGPVEDAEDDEAVAGPIAIAVDVNEAEASAPPSADNPTS
- a CDS encoding energy transducer TonB gives rise to the protein MKPRTFLTRFSTLQLTLGVSVALHAALLSVRFIDPEGFHRVFQDTPLEVILVNAKSNERPDKAQAIAQANMAGGGEADKGRATSPLPYSALTAVGDDYEESQRRLDALQEQQNQLLAQLRKQIAALPAPDPRKPSQSGSQAAEEEKRRQLVKLLAEIEKRINEENKRPKKRYISPATREEAYAVYYSALRSKVEDKGTENFPEQGGKKLYGELTMIVTVNHDGRVLATEVVQGSGNPALDRQAEAIARAAGPFGAFNAEMRRQADQIAMVARFKFTRDQTLHTNLEASPESRAP